The following proteins come from a genomic window of Malus sylvestris chromosome 4, drMalSylv7.2, whole genome shotgun sequence:
- the LOC126619338 gene encoding hydroxyacylglutathione hydrolase 2, mitochondrial-like has protein sequence MQMVSKASCAMASLPCTRGRNGFCIWPGMRQLCLGKGLLYGFMHLLSTPLKTLRGGASRSLKVAKFCSVVNMSPSLHIELVPCLRDNYAYLLHDEDTGTVGVVDPSEAVPVIDALSRKNRNLTYILNTHHHHDHTGGNAELKARYGAKVIGSGIDRDRIPGIDIALNDGDKWMFAGHEVQVMETPGHTRGHIGFYFPQSGAIFTGDTLFSLSCGKLFEGTPEQMHSSLTKITSLPDDTDIYCGHEYTLSNSKFALSIEPENEALQSYAAHVIHLRNKGMPTVPTRLKLEKECNPFLRTSSREIRQSLNIPDTANDAEALGVIRQAKDAF, from the exons ATGCAGATGGTATCCAAGGCCTCTTGCGCCATGGCCTCCCTCCCTTGCACTAGG GGGAGGAATGGGTTCTGCATATGGCCGGGCATGAGACAGCTTTGCCTTGGAAAGGGCCTTCTGTATGGATTCATGCACCTATTGTCTACACCGTTAAAAACTCTGCGTGGAGGAGCTAGTCGATCACTTAAAGTTGCTAAATTTTGCAGTGTTGTTAATATGTCCCCCTCGTTACATATTGAATTG GTACCATGTCTTAGAGATAACTATGCATATCTTTTACATGATGAGGATACTGGAACAGTTGGTGTTGTTGATCCTTCTGAAGCTGTACCTGTTATAGATGCTTTGAGTCGGAAAAACAGAAATCTGACATACATACTGAACACACACCATCATCACGATCACACTGGTGGTAATGCCGAGTTAAAAGCAAGGTATGGTGCAAAG GTGATTGGTTCAGGAATAGACAGGGATAGAATTCCTGGCATTGATATTGCGTTGAATGATGGAGACAAGTGGATGTTTGCAGGGCACGAGGTGCAGGTTATGGAGACTCCTGGTCATACTAGAG GTCACATTGGCTTCTACTTTCCTCAATCGGGGGCAATTTTTACAGGCGATACTCTCTTCAGCTTATCATGTGGAAAGTTGTTTGAAGGAACACCTGAGCAG ATGCATTCTTCCCTTACAAAGATCACGTCTTTGCCAGATGACACAGATATATACTGTGGTCATGAATATACCTTG aGTAACTCAAAGTTTGCCTTGTCTATAGAACCTGAGAATGAGGCACTTCAGTCCTATGCAGCTCATGTCATCCATCTTCGCAACAAGGGCATGCCTACG GTTCCAACCAGATTAAAACTGGAAAAGGAATGCAATCCTTTTCTTCGCACATCAAGTCGAGAGATTCGACAGTCGTTGAATATTCCAGACACGGCGAATGATGCGGAAGCCTTGGGTGTCATACGCCAAGCAAAGGATGCGTTTTGA
- the LOC126619336 gene encoding calreticulin-3 codes for MVSSRKMREPKMKLLLRALQLLLPLLILHFRSATSEIFFEERFEDGWKSRWVLSDWKRAEGKAGTFKYTAGKWPGDPDDKGIQTYNDAKHFAISAKVPEFSNKNRTLVVQYSIKFEQDIECGGGYIKLLSSYVNQKKFGGDTPYSFMFGPDLCGTQTKKLHVILSYQGQNYPIKKDLQCETDKLTHFYTFILRPDATYSVLVDNRERDSGSMYTDWDILPPKKIKDVNAKKPADWDDREYINDPNEVKPEGYDSIPSEIPDPKAKEPEDWDEEENGIWRQSKIPNPAYKGPWKRKKIKNPNYKGKWKTPWIDNPEFEDDPDLYVLKPIKYVGIEVWQVKAGSVFDNILICDDPRYAKEVVEEVFSNRDAEKEAFEEAEKQRKAREEEEAKRAREEGEKRKRERDREYGRDRRRRRRHDPHDYLDDYHDEL; via the exons ATGGTTTCCAGCAGAAAAATGAGAGAGCCAAAGATGAAGCTTCTTCTTCGAGCTCTGCAGCTTCTGCTTCCACTTCTAATCCTCCACTTCCGTTCCGCCACCTCTGAAATCTTCTTCGAAGAACGATTCGAAG ATGGGTGGAAAAGCCGCTGGGTCTTATCAGACTGGAAAAGGGCAGAAGGAAAAGCAGGAACGTTCAAGTACACTGCAGGGAAATGGCCGGGGGATCCTGATGATAAAG GCATTCAAACATATAATGATGCCAAGCATTTTGCCATATCTGCTAAAGTACCTGAGTTCAGCAACAAAAATAGAACTCTAGTTGTCCAGTATTCGATTAAATTTGAGCAAGACATAGAATGTGGTGGTGGTTACATCAAGCTTCTCTCTAGCTATGTCAATCAGAAGAAGTTCGGTGGTGATACCCCGTACAG TTTCATGTTTGGACCAGATTTATGTGGCACACAGACAAAAAAACTCCATGTTATACTTTCCTACCAGGGGCAGAATTATCCCATAAAAAAGGATCTCCAATGTGAAACAGACAAGTTAACTCATTTCTATACATTTATTCTTAGGCCTGATGCAACTTACAGCGTCCTTGTTGATAATCGAGAGAGAGATTCTGGAAGCATGTATACAGATTGGGATATCCTTcctccaaaaaaaataaaggatgtGAACGCAAAAAAG CCAGCCGACTGGGATGACAGAGAGTATATTAATGACCCTAATGAAGTCAAACCGGAG GGCTATGATTCAATTCCATCTGAAATTCCTGATCCAAAAGCCAAAGAG CCCGAAGACTGGGATGAGGAAGAGAATGGAATTTGGAGGCAATCAAAGATCCCAAATCCAGCATACAAAGGACCATGGAAGCGCAAG AAAATCAAGAACCCCAACTATAAGGGAAAGTGGAAGACTCCATGGATTGATAACCCCG AGTTTGAGGACGATCCTGACCTATATGTGCTGAAGCCAATTAAATATGTGGGCATTGAAGTTTGGCAG GTGAAGGCTGGTTCAGTTTTCGACAACATTTTAATTTGTGATGATCCACGGTATGCAAAAGAAGTTGTAGAAGAGGTTTTTTCCAATAGAGAC GCTGAGAAAGAAGCTTTTGAGGAAGCAGAGAAGCAGAGGAAAGCTCGAGAAGAAGAG GAGGCTAAAAGAGCGAGAGAGGAAGGTGAaaaaaggaagagggagagggatcGCGAATATGGCAGGGATAGGAGGCGCCGTAGAAGG cATGATCCCCATGATTATCTGGATGATTACCAT GATGAACTGTGA
- the LOC126619327 gene encoding uncharacterized protein LOC126619327 — MANLVPGVLLKLLQHMNTDVKVAGEHRSSLLQVVSIVPSLAGGELFPNQGFYLKVSDSSHATYVSLPDEHDDLILSDKIQLGQFIHVDRLQAATPVPILHGVRPVPGRHPCVGSPEDIVATHSLGFLDNNSSSSSKTVEKVKSESKVLGNSHAGERDKPGLVRLNGSAKVDQLEKKLGSFGRSKSQPSKPALTIDMKREPLPRMKSLNSRSIPSSPSSCYSLPTSFEKFANGVKQHAKVKGTPKVGVVEKASSVRGASPGKKSVLGNPIKNFGQGFEMGAKSLRKSWEGNMEVNTQESSKVRATSHDAKLDIRMSAPRKSISTERLPPKEDNKMQISAKSLKEESKVQTSTKKVTANGTLSDQDRSNKLRISVGKKSSDVANNGFPGNLVKVSLNNRKLTDGVPWASLPSSVARLGKEVMRHRDAAQLAAIEAMQEASAAENLLRCLSIYSELTTSAKEDNPQPAVEQFLALHASLNNARVVADSLSKIMPDGSSPDSEETPSEEALKVASDRQKQAASWVQSALATNLSSFAVFSKESSLTSVKASASSQNQKIVSANQPVLVLENSTKNASTKSQGKVRQAVGSKLGTPGTPRRLGDGSAINQKPPAPPLPEWNKGNGLDEVVDLAEMLRLQSQAWFLGFVERFLDADVDISALSDNGQIAGMLTQLKSVNDWLDNIGSSQEGFETTDVSAETIDRLRKKIYEYLLTHVESAAAALGGGSQSSPRIRTPDTKVRR; from the exons ATGGCAAATCTTGTTCCTGGCGTGCTCCTCAAGCTGCTACAGCATATGAACACGGATGTCAAAGTCGCCGGCGAGCACAGGTCGTCTCTGTTGCAAGTGGTGAGCATTGTTCCCTCGCTTGCAGGCGGTGAGCTTTTCCCAAACCAAGGTTTCTACCTTAAGGTATCAGATTCCTCACATGCCACCTATGTATCTCTCCCTGATGAACATGATGATTTAATTCTCAGTGATAAGATTCAATTGGGTCAATTTATTCATGTGGATCGGCTTCAAGCCGCCACCCCGGTCCCCATTCTCCATGGGGTTAGGCCGGTGCCAGGGAGACACCCTTGTGTGGGGAGCCCTGAAGACATTGTTGCCACTCATTCTCTTGGTTTTCTTGACAATAATTCGTCTTCTAGTTCGAAAACTGTAGAGAAAGTAAAGTCTGAGTCTAAGGTATTAGGAAATAGTCATGCCGGAGAAAGGGATAAACCTGGGCTAGTGAGGCTGAATGGAAGTGCGAAGGTGGATCAGTTGGAAAAGAAACTAGGGTCTTTTGGCCGATCAAAGTCTCAGCCATCAAAACCTGCATTAACTATAGATATGAAGAGGGAACCTTTGCCGAGAATGAAGTCATTGAATTCACGGTCTATCCCATCGTCTCCCTCAAGTTGTTATTCATTGCCGACTTCTTTTGAGAAATTTGCAAATGGGGTCAAGCAGCATGCAAAAGTTAAGGGAACACCTAAGGTGGGAGTGGTGGAAAAGGCAAGTTCTGTTCGTGGGGCGAGTCCTGGGAAGAAATCAGTTTTGGGAAACCCGATAAAGAATTTTGGACAGGGGTTTGAGATGGGGGCCAAGTCCCTGAGGAAGAGCTGGGAAGGAAATATGGAGGTGAACACTCAAGAGAGTTCAAAAGTGAGGGCTACTTCACATGATGCCAAGCTAGACATTCGGATGTCT GCTCCTAGAAAAAGTATCTCAACTGAGAGGTTGCCACCTAAAGAGGACAATAAGATGCAGATATCTGCAAAGTCATTGAAAGAAGAGAGTAAGGTTCAAACGTCTACAAAGAAAGTTACTGCAAATGGAACTTTGAGTGATCAAGACAGGTCAAATAAACTTCGAATATCTGTTGGAAAGAAATCATCAGATGTAGCTAATAATGGCTTTCCTGGAAACTTGGTCAAGGTTTCCCTAAATAACAGAAAATTGACTGATGGAGTTCCATGGGCTTCGCTCCCATCGTCAGTTGCAAGGCTTGGAAAG GAAGTTATGAGGCACAGGGATGCTGCACAATTAGCAGCAATAGAGGCGATGCAGGAGGCTTCTGCTGCAGAGAATTTATTACGATGTTTGAG CATATATTCAGAGCTAACTACCTCTGCCAAGGAAGACAACCCTCAGCCTGCAGTAGAGCAGTTTCTAGCTCTCCATGCTAGCTTGAATAATGCTCGTGTAGTTGCTGATTCTCTATCTAAAATCATGCCAGATGGTTCATCCCCAGACAGTGAAGAAACCCCATCAGAAGAAGCACTGAAGGTAGCTTCAGACAGACAGAAACAGGCAGCATCTTGGGTACAATCTGCATTAGCCACCAATCTGTCATCCTTCGCTGTATTCAGTAAAGAGTCCAGTTTAACCTCTGTTAAAGCTTCAGCTTCCTCTCAAAACCAAAAGATAGTCTCTGCAAATCAACCCGTGCTAGTTCTAGAAAATTCTACGAAGAATGCTTCAACAAAATCCCAAGGCAAAGTTCGCCAGGCAGTGGGTTCCAAGCTTGGGACACCAGGGACACCTCGCCGACTAGGGGATGGATCAGCCATCAATCAAAAGCCGCCGGCACCACCTCTGCCTGAATGGAATAAAGGAAATGGCCTTGACGAGGTTGTTGACTTGGCCGAAATGTTGCGACTGCAATCACAAGCTTGGTTTCTGGGATTTGTGGAGAGGTTCCTAGATGCTGACGTGGACATTTCAGCTCTTTCAGACAATGGTCAAATAGCAGGAATGCTAACTCAGCTCAAGAGTGTGAATGATTGGTTGGATAACATCGGTTCTAGTCAAGAAGGGTTTGAAACAACCGATGTTTCAGCGGAGACCATTGACAGGCTGAGGAAGAAGATCTATGAGTATCTTCTCACACATGTTGAATCTGCTGCTGCTGCGCTTGGCGGCGGATCACAGTCATCACCTCGAATCCGAACACCAGATACAAAAGTTAGAAGGTGA